A genome region from Variovorax paradoxus includes the following:
- a CDS encoding CPBP family intramembrane glutamic endopeptidase, whose protein sequence is MHSPKGAAFPSAAQAALLFVALFLCEFVVGAALRDANGWLGLNTMQIGVLSAVLGNGLIFAVVMHFQQLTYRELFHHAPSSVRATLMLVVPPVLLLVPALLLTLTSALQLLTLLVPPSAWEQSYFSRMADGSVAAVLAVCVMAPMLEEMLFRGIVLRGFLRRYPRWQAIFMSALLFGAAHMNIYQFVVGFVMGTVLAWLYERTRSLIPCIALHAAYNTTTLLLAERLDDITPSRLVWAVVVALVAAVCGVLVLRAMLLPRKAQGAAPRG, encoded by the coding sequence ATGCACTCGCCCAAAGGCGCGGCCTTCCCCTCAGCCGCACAGGCTGCCCTGCTCTTCGTGGCGCTGTTCCTCTGCGAGTTCGTCGTGGGTGCGGCGCTGCGCGACGCCAATGGCTGGCTTGGCCTCAACACCATGCAGATCGGCGTGCTCTCGGCCGTGCTGGGCAACGGGCTGATCTTCGCGGTCGTGATGCATTTCCAGCAGCTCACCTACCGCGAACTCTTCCATCACGCGCCATCTTCCGTGCGCGCCACGCTGATGCTGGTGGTGCCCCCGGTGCTGCTGCTCGTGCCCGCCCTGCTTCTGACGCTCACCTCGGCACTGCAGTTGCTCACGCTGCTGGTGCCGCCTTCGGCTTGGGAGCAGTCGTACTTCAGCCGGATGGCCGACGGCAGCGTGGCCGCGGTGCTCGCGGTGTGCGTGATGGCGCCGATGCTGGAGGAGATGCTGTTCCGCGGCATCGTGCTGCGCGGCTTCCTGCGGCGCTACCCGCGCTGGCAGGCCATCTTCATGTCGGCGCTGCTGTTCGGCGCGGCGCACATGAACATCTACCAGTTCGTGGTCGGCTTCGTGATGGGCACGGTGCTCGCATGGCTCTACGAACGCACCCGCTCGCTCATTCCGTGCATCGCGCTGCATGCGGCCTACAACACCACCACCCTGCTGCTGGCCGAACGGCTCGACGACATCACGCCGTCGCGCCTGGTGTGGGCCGTGGTGGTCGCTCTTGTCGCCGCCGTGTGCGGCGTGCTGGTGCTGCGCGCGATGCTGCTGCCCCGCAAGGCGCAGGGCGCTGCGCCGCGGGGCTGA
- a CDS encoding flavin reductase family protein: MNNAAHRRPVPLEKAYRLMNHGPTVLVSAAHGGQRNIMAAAWAMPLDFAPPKVAVVLDKSTWTRVLLEGAGSFALQVPVRAQLDLTEALGSSSGREIVEQSGRDKFAAYGLETFAGTATDAPLLEGCAAWLECRLLPEAHIQERYDLFLGEVIAAQADARVFANGRWDFTGHDELRTLHHVAGGHFIVDGDAVDAKPLAPRA, translated from the coding sequence ATGAACAACGCCGCGCACCGCCGACCCGTCCCGCTCGAGAAGGCCTACCGCCTGATGAACCACGGGCCCACCGTGCTCGTGAGTGCCGCGCACGGCGGGCAGCGCAACATCATGGCGGCCGCCTGGGCCATGCCGCTGGACTTCGCCCCCCCGAAGGTGGCCGTGGTGCTCGACAAGAGCACCTGGACCCGCGTGCTGCTCGAGGGTGCCGGCAGCTTCGCGCTGCAGGTGCCCGTGCGCGCGCAGCTCGACCTGACCGAAGCGCTGGGCAGCAGCTCGGGCCGGGAGATCGTCGAGCAGTCGGGCCGCGACAAGTTCGCCGCCTACGGGCTCGAGACATTCGCCGGCACCGCCACCGACGCGCCGCTGCTCGAGGGCTGCGCGGCCTGGCTCGAATGCCGGCTGCTGCCCGAGGCGCACATCCAGGAGCGCTACGACCTGTTCCTGGGCGAGGTGATCGCCGCGCAGGCCGACGCGCGCGTGTTCGCCAACGGGCGCTGGGACTTCACCGGGCACGACGAACTGCGCACGCTGCACCATGTGGCGGGCGGGCACTTCATCGTCGACGGCGACGCGGTCGACGCGAAGCCCCTGGCGCCCCGCGCCTAG
- a CDS encoding aminotransferase class V-fold PLP-dependent enzyme, translating into MASDNKQYPQGLVLPDALMREVQQRFLGLDRDHHGRERLYFDNAGGSFRLKAAVERFAEVDAIPDNAERIHATAVELQDIQARGSDDLRTILNAQGGSVYASFSASGAMFDMVRAIAENVPGTNMVTTVLEHPSAFDAMSLYAERLGRELRVAASNPVTGGIDVEEIVRLVDKDTCLLNVIYASNISGAKLDMEAIVRRAREIKPDLYILVDAVQHAPHGLIDLQKTPVDGINLAPYKFFGCRGSGLSWLSDRAAVLPHHKLAGKKPGYWDLGSSAPWQFAVLTEIVDYVCWLGGHFTDATERRALFVAGITHIELHERALLAVLLDGNANATGMREMRGVEVFLDHEDLSRRDLILGIGFERIDCTQAVVEYAKRGVTVYERVATSIYSKRMLESFGLAGTVRVSPLHCNSVADMEKFLRITQEIAALQA; encoded by the coding sequence ATGGCTTCCGACAACAAGCAGTACCCGCAGGGCCTCGTGCTTCCCGATGCGCTGATGCGCGAGGTGCAGCAGCGCTTCCTCGGACTGGACCGGGACCACCATGGCCGCGAACGCCTCTACTTCGACAACGCCGGCGGCTCGTTCCGCCTGAAGGCGGCGGTCGAGCGCTTCGCCGAGGTCGACGCCATTCCCGACAACGCCGAGCGCATCCATGCCACGGCCGTCGAGCTGCAGGACATCCAGGCCAGGGGCAGCGACGACCTGCGCACCATCCTCAACGCGCAGGGTGGCAGCGTGTACGCCTCGTTCTCCGCCTCGGGCGCCATGTTCGACATGGTGCGCGCCATCGCCGAGAACGTGCCAGGCACGAACATGGTCACCACCGTGCTCGAGCATCCCTCGGCCTTCGATGCGATGAGCCTCTATGCCGAGCGCCTGGGCCGCGAGCTGCGCGTGGCGGCGAGCAACCCGGTCACCGGCGGCATCGACGTGGAGGAGATCGTGCGGCTGGTCGACAAGGACACCTGCCTGCTCAACGTGATCTACGCGTCGAACATCTCGGGCGCCAAGCTCGACATGGAGGCCATCGTGCGCCGCGCGCGCGAGATCAAGCCCGACCTGTACATCCTCGTGGACGCGGTGCAGCATGCGCCGCACGGCCTCATCGACCTGCAGAAGACGCCGGTGGACGGCATCAACCTCGCGCCCTACAAGTTCTTCGGCTGCCGGGGTTCGGGGCTGTCGTGGCTGTCCGATCGCGCGGCCGTGCTGCCGCACCACAAGCTCGCCGGCAAGAAGCCCGGCTACTGGGACCTCGGCAGCTCGGCGCCGTGGCAGTTCGCGGTGCTCACCGAGATCGTCGACTACGTGTGCTGGCTGGGCGGGCATTTCACCGATGCCACAGAGCGCCGCGCCCTGTTCGTCGCGGGCATCACCCACATCGAACTGCATGAGCGGGCGCTGCTCGCTGTGCTGCTGGACGGCAACGCCAACGCCACCGGCATGCGCGAGATGCGCGGCGTCGAGGTGTTTCTCGACCACGAGGACCTGAGCCGGCGCGACCTGATCCTGGGCATCGGCTTCGAGCGCATCGACTGCACGCAGGCGGTGGTGGAGTACGCGAAGCGCGGCGTCACCGTGTACGAGCGCGTGGCCACCAGCATCTACTCGAAGCGCATGCTCGAGTCCTTCGGGCTGGCAGGCACCGTGCGCGTGTCGCCGCTGCATTGCAACTCGGTCGCGGACATGGAGAAGTTCCTGCGCATCACTCAGGAGATTGCCGCGCTCCAGGCCTGA
- a CDS encoding serine hydrolase domain-containing protein, whose translation MNSRRSIVFAGGGALLGAATAGCASASSDWSVAGPGRRMPADALDKVLLDAGRSAPALRGIVVVRDGLLAGERYYAGASANDLLPINSATKSVCSMLVGQALQQGKIRSLSDTVADLLPEASRKAPDAPAARVTLRQILTGTTGLAYDWRTQTQALFDAADTAAFALDLPRDGEAPGSWSYNDAAVSLLTPILERAHGMPIAQVAMRDLFTPLGIGRFTWRRDKSGHATAYMGLALRTRDLAKLAWTMADGGRWNGTQVVPADWVADSTRRHGPAQWRNPPIAGTGYGYLWFTGTLDGRDVAWGWGYGGQFALLVPSLQLVLATAATAPAPKDVSIQTATVARLVQQVVALAASSA comes from the coding sequence ATGAATTCCCGAAGAAGCATTGTTTTCGCCGGCGGCGGTGCGCTGCTGGGTGCGGCCACGGCCGGCTGTGCATCCGCGTCCTCCGATTGGTCCGTTGCCGGCCCCGGCCGGCGCATGCCGGCAGACGCCCTCGACAAGGTGCTGCTGGATGCAGGCCGCAGCGCGCCCGCGCTGCGCGGCATCGTCGTCGTGCGCGACGGCTTGTTGGCCGGCGAACGCTACTACGCAGGGGCCTCCGCGAACGACCTGCTGCCCATCAACTCGGCCACCAAGAGCGTCTGCTCGATGCTGGTCGGGCAGGCGCTGCAGCAGGGGAAGATCCGCAGCCTGTCGGACACCGTGGCCGACCTGCTGCCCGAGGCTTCGCGCAAGGCGCCGGATGCACCGGCCGCGCGCGTCACCCTGCGCCAGATCCTCACGGGCACCACCGGCCTGGCCTACGACTGGCGCACACAGACGCAGGCACTGTTCGACGCAGCCGACACGGCCGCGTTCGCGCTGGACCTGCCGCGCGACGGCGAGGCGCCGGGCTCATGGTCTTACAACGACGCCGCGGTGTCGCTGCTCACGCCCATCCTCGAGCGGGCGCACGGCATGCCGATTGCCCAGGTGGCCATGCGGGACCTGTTCACGCCCCTGGGCATCGGCCGCTTCACGTGGCGCCGCGACAAGTCCGGCCACGCAACGGCCTACATGGGGCTGGCGTTGCGCACGCGCGATCTCGCCAAGCTCGCCTGGACGATGGCCGACGGCGGCCGGTGGAATGGCACGCAGGTAGTGCCTGCCGACTGGGTGGCGGACAGCACGCGCCGGCACGGCCCCGCGCAATGGCGCAATCCGCCGATCGCCGGCACCGGCTATGGCTACCTGTGGTTCACCGGCACGCTCGACGGCCGCGATGTCGCCTGGGGCTGGGGCTACGGCGGCCAGTTCGCGCTGCTCGTGCCGTCGCTGCAACTGGTGTTGGCCACCGCCGCCACCGCACCGGCGCCGAAGGACGTGAGCATCCAGACCGCGACCGTGGCGCGGCTGGTGCAGCAGGTGGTCGCACTGGCGGCTTCTTCGGCCTAG
- a CDS encoding amino acid ABC transporter substrate-binding protein yields the protein MNSRKLPIASVLALGLTLALASGVASAQDGGTLQKIKESGTIQIGARDSQIPFSYKLSADSAPIGFTNDICLKIVDAVKAKLGLAKIEVRYTMLNSTNRIPLLQNGTVDLDCATTTNTTQRQAQVDFAPSHFVTNITAAVRKNSGINSLADLNGKNVATVSGSTSIQLLRGARKSGTIEVNEIAGKDTSDGFLLLSTGRADAYVLDDVQLAGMVASASNPGDYKLLKESLRQEPYGIMLRKDDPQFKALVDETVTGLMKSGAIEQLYTKWFMSPIPPKNANLNFPMSDAVREIYKNPNNKGV from the coding sequence ATGAACTCCAGGAAACTGCCCATCGCCAGCGTGCTCGCCCTCGGCCTCACCCTCGCTCTTGCCAGCGGCGTCGCCAGTGCACAGGACGGCGGCACGCTGCAGAAGATCAAGGAGAGCGGCACGATCCAGATCGGCGCGCGCGACAGCCAGATCCCGTTCTCGTACAAGCTCAGCGCGGACAGCGCGCCCATCGGCTTCACCAACGACATCTGCCTGAAGATCGTCGACGCCGTGAAGGCCAAGCTGGGCCTCGCGAAGATCGAGGTGCGCTACACCATGCTGAACTCGACCAACCGCATTCCGCTGCTGCAGAACGGCACCGTCGACCTCGACTGCGCCACCACCACCAACACCACGCAGCGCCAGGCGCAGGTCGACTTCGCGCCGAGCCACTTCGTCACCAACATCACCGCCGCGGTGCGCAAGAACTCGGGCATCAATTCGCTGGCCGACCTCAACGGCAAGAACGTGGCCACGGTCTCGGGCAGCACCTCGATCCAGCTGCTGCGCGGCGCACGCAAGAGCGGCACCATCGAGGTCAACGAGATCGCGGGCAAGGACACCTCCGACGGCTTCCTGCTGCTGTCCACGGGCCGTGCCGATGCCTATGTGCTCGACGACGTGCAGCTCGCCGGCATGGTCGCCAGCGCCAGCAACCCGGGCGACTACAAGCTGCTGAAGGAGTCGCTGCGCCAGGAGCCCTACGGGATCATGCTGCGCAAGGACGACCCGCAGTTCAAGGCGCTGGTGGACGAGACCGTCACGGGCCTCATGAAGTCCGGCGCCATCGAGCAGCTCTACACCAAGTGGTTCATGTCGCCGATTCCGCCGAAGAACGCGAACCTGAACTTCCCGATGTCGGACGCGGTGCGCGAGATCTACAAGAACCCGAACAACAAGGGCGTCTGA
- a CDS encoding TerC family protein, protein MELLTDPAAWIGLLTLVVLEIVLGIDNLIFIAILAEKLPPHQRDKARLIGLSLALFMRLALLSVVSWLVTLTTPLFTVFGQGFSGRDLILLVGGLFLLFKATSELHERLEGVTHTATSSAAYASFTLVVTQIVVLDAVFSLDAVITAVGMVEHLPVMMAAVVISIVIMLWASKPLTRFVNAHPTVVVLCLSFLLMIGLSLVAEGLGFHIPKGYLYGAIGFSVMIEALNQWARRNAMKHEARRPLRDRTAESIIRLLGGRARGEPALAGAAPDAGSAPEPAFAVEERNMVSGVLSLAERTVRSVMTPRADISWVDLNDDPEAVREQLLDTPHGIFPVCRGSLDEVVGVARAKDLLGQLLRHGRIDESGGLRAPVYVPESTTAIRLIDTLRGARGQLALVNDEHGTLTGVVTPIDVLEAIAGEFPDEDETLEIQQTAPDAWTVSGSADLHLLEQALQTHGLVGDDDSYTSVAGFLLARFGGLPPAHANWVHDGYDFVVTDVDAQRIRTVEVRRLSADEPSDHLSTAP, encoded by the coding sequence ATCGAACTGCTCACCGACCCGGCCGCCTGGATCGGTCTCCTGACGCTGGTCGTCCTGGAGATCGTGCTGGGCATCGACAACCTGATCTTCATCGCCATCCTGGCCGAGAAGCTGCCGCCGCACCAGCGCGACAAGGCGCGCCTCATCGGCCTGAGCCTGGCGCTGTTCATGCGCCTGGCGCTGCTGTCGGTGGTCTCGTGGCTGGTCACGCTGACCACGCCGCTCTTCACCGTGTTCGGGCAGGGCTTCTCGGGGCGCGACCTGATCCTGCTGGTGGGCGGCCTGTTCCTGCTGTTCAAGGCCACTTCCGAACTGCACGAGCGGCTCGAGGGCGTGACGCACACGGCCACGAGCTCGGCGGCGTACGCCAGCTTCACGCTGGTGGTCACGCAGATCGTGGTGCTCGACGCGGTGTTCTCGCTCGACGCGGTGATCACCGCCGTGGGCATGGTCGAGCACCTGCCGGTGATGATGGCCGCGGTGGTCATCTCGATCGTCATCATGCTGTGGGCATCGAAGCCGCTCACCCGTTTCGTCAACGCGCACCCGACCGTGGTGGTGCTGTGCCTGAGCTTCCTGCTGATGATCGGCCTGAGCCTCGTGGCCGAGGGCCTGGGCTTCCACATCCCTAAGGGCTACCTGTACGGCGCCATCGGCTTCTCCGTGATGATCGAGGCGCTGAACCAGTGGGCCAGGCGCAACGCGATGAAGCACGAGGCACGCCGGCCGCTGCGCGACCGCACCGCGGAATCGATCATCCGCCTGCTGGGCGGCCGCGCGCGCGGCGAGCCCGCGCTGGCCGGGGCCGCGCCCGATGCCGGCTCGGCCCCGGAGCCCGCCTTCGCAGTGGAAGAACGCAACATGGTGAGCGGCGTGCTGTCGCTGGCCGAGCGCACCGTGCGCTCGGTGATGACGCCGCGCGCCGACATCTCGTGGGTGGACCTGAACGACGACCCGGAGGCGGTGCGCGAGCAGCTGCTCGACACGCCGCACGGCATCTTTCCCGTGTGCCGCGGCTCGCTCGACGAGGTCGTCGGCGTGGCGCGCGCCAAGGACCTGCTGGGCCAGTTGCTGCGGCATGGACGCATCGACGAGAGCGGCGGCCTGCGCGCGCCGGTCTACGTGCCGGAGTCGACCACCGCGATCCGCCTGATCGACACGCTGCGCGGCGCGCGCGGGCAGCTCGCGCTGGTGAACGACGAGCACGGCACGCTCACCGGCGTGGTGACGCCCATCGACGTGCTGGAAGCCATTGCCGGCGAGTTCCCCGACGAGGACGAGACGCTGGAGATCCAGCAGACCGCACCCGATGCCTGGACCGTGTCGGGCAGCGCCGACCTCCACCTGCTGGAGCAGGCGCTGCAGACGCACGGTCTGGTCGGCGACGACGACAGCTACACCTCGGTGGCGGGCTTCCTGCTGGCGCGCTTCGGCGGCCTCCCGCCGGCGCATGCGAACTGGGTGCACGACGGGTACGATTTCGTCGTGACCGATGTCGATGCGCAGCGCATCCGCACCGTCGAAGTCCGCCGGCTGTCCGCGGACGAGCCCTCCGACCACCTGAGCACCGCACCATGA
- a CDS encoding LysR family transcriptional regulator, with product MTFKQLEALYWIGRLGGFAQAASQLNTSQSAISKRVHELELLFETALFDRSQRTARLTEKGEEMFVLAQKLLAQRDAAVEQFGKPGVVERRIRIGVTELTAMTWLPRLVGLIQQHYPKVILEPDVDDSLQLRDKLMADELDLAIVPDTFADSRLPHKVIGQVRSAWMCKPGVVPAGGTVRLHELARHRMLVQGNNSGTGRAYDTWMKEQGVQPANVIVVSNLVALTGLTVSGLGVSYLPRQCLEPLVAAGMLAVIDVTPALPVVRYVAMHKGEHRSALTSSIMMLAQECCDFTRMFQAQGEAEQDAGGG from the coding sequence ATGACCTTCAAGCAGCTCGAAGCCCTGTACTGGATCGGCCGGCTCGGCGGCTTCGCCCAGGCGGCCAGCCAGCTCAACACCTCGCAGTCGGCCATCTCCAAGCGCGTGCACGAGCTGGAGCTGCTGTTCGAGACCGCGCTGTTCGACCGCAGCCAGCGCACCGCGCGCCTCACCGAGAAGGGCGAGGAGATGTTCGTGCTCGCGCAGAAGCTGCTGGCACAGCGCGATGCGGCGGTGGAGCAGTTCGGCAAGCCCGGCGTGGTGGAGCGGCGCATCCGCATCGGCGTGACCGAGCTCACCGCCATGACCTGGCTGCCGCGGCTGGTGGGACTGATCCAGCAGCACTATCCCAAGGTGATCCTGGAGCCCGACGTGGACGACAGCCTGCAGCTGCGCGACAAGCTGATGGCCGACGAGCTCGACCTGGCCATCGTGCCCGACACCTTCGCCGACTCGCGCCTGCCCCACAAGGTGATCGGCCAGGTCCGCAGCGCCTGGATGTGCAAGCCCGGCGTGGTGCCCGCCGGCGGCACCGTGCGGCTGCACGAACTGGCGCGCCATCGCATGCTGGTGCAGGGCAACAACTCGGGCACCGGCCGCGCCTACGACACGTGGATGAAGGAGCAAGGCGTGCAGCCCGCCAACGTGATCGTGGTGAGCAACCTGGTGGCGCTGACCGGCCTCACCGTGTCGGGCCTGGGCGTGAGCTACCTGCCGCGCCAGTGCCTGGAACCGCTGGTGGCCGCGGGCATGCTCGCGGTGATCGACGTGACGCCGGCCCTGCCCGTGGTGCGCTACGTGGCCATGCACAAGGGCGAGCATCGCAGTGCACTCACCTCGTCGATCATGATGCTGGCGCAGGAATGCTGCGACTTCACGCGCATGTTCCAGGCGCAGGGCGAAGCGGAGCAGGATGCCGGCGGCGGCTGA
- a CDS encoding SulP family inorganic anion transporter: MTAVLSPPPAGSRRPGRPGLVDLVAGVSIAGLLLPEAVAYSGIAGLPPQAGVIALFAGLLVYGLFGSSRFAIVSATSSSAAVLFAATMSVTGADAATRLAMGAGIVLLAGVFFVIAGVAKLGAVSSLIAKPVLRGFALGLALTIVVKQLPKVLAVQPAHSDFFRLLAGLVGEWRHWNLAGAAMALVALVLLRGLARWRAVPAALLVIVAGIVLDVQGLCQAWGVAAVGPISLDFSHPGVPQMDRAQWQNLGGLAFAMALILYAESYGSIRTFALRHGDNVSANRDLLALGGANLLSALFQGMPVGAGYSATSANESAGARSRAAGIVAGLVVLVAVLTLLPWIAHTPEPLLAAIVIHAVSHTLNPAALRPYFQWRRDRLVAVVAVAAVLVLGVLDGLLASIGVSLLLLLRGFSRTTVSWLGRLGQSHDYVDTARHPEAVVPPRTLIARPEVPLFFGNADAVFASIRARVDTMPGLERMVLSLEESPDLDATSIEALCDFAAYVRARGARLSLARVKDGVRDLLAKVNSPDLRAEVYAPWSVDDAVQ; encoded by the coding sequence ATGACCGCAGTCCTCTCGCCCCCGCCCGCAGGCTCGCGCCGCCCCGGTCGCCCAGGTCTGGTCGACCTCGTGGCGGGCGTCTCCATCGCGGGCTTGCTGCTGCCGGAGGCGGTCGCCTATTCGGGCATCGCGGGGCTGCCACCGCAGGCCGGCGTGATCGCGCTGTTCGCGGGCCTGCTGGTGTACGGCCTCTTCGGCAGCAGCCGTTTCGCGATCGTCTCGGCCACTTCGTCGTCGGCAGCCGTGCTGTTCGCGGCAACGATGTCGGTGACGGGCGCCGACGCCGCCACACGGCTTGCGATGGGCGCGGGCATCGTGCTGCTGGCCGGCGTGTTCTTCGTGATCGCGGGTGTCGCGAAGCTCGGCGCGGTGTCGAGCCTGATCGCCAAGCCGGTGCTGCGCGGCTTCGCGCTCGGGCTCGCATTGACCATCGTCGTCAAGCAGTTGCCCAAGGTGCTGGCGGTGCAGCCTGCGCACAGCGACTTCTTCCGGCTTCTTGCGGGCCTGGTCGGCGAATGGCGCCATTGGAACCTCGCTGGCGCGGCGATGGCGCTGGTGGCGCTCGTGCTGCTGCGCGGGCTCGCGCGCTGGCGCGCGGTACCGGCCGCGCTGCTGGTGATCGTGGCCGGCATCGTGCTCGACGTGCAGGGCCTGTGCCAGGCATGGGGCGTCGCGGCGGTGGGACCGATCTCGCTCGACTTCTCGCACCCGGGCGTGCCGCAGATGGACCGCGCGCAATGGCAGAACCTGGGCGGGCTGGCGTTCGCGATGGCGCTCATCCTCTACGCCGAGTCGTACGGCTCCATCCGCACGTTCGCGCTGCGCCACGGCGACAACGTGTCGGCCAACCGCGACCTGCTGGCGCTCGGCGGCGCGAACCTGCTGTCGGCCCTGTTCCAGGGCATGCCGGTGGGCGCGGGCTACTCGGCGACCTCGGCCAACGAATCGGCCGGCGCGCGCAGCCGCGCGGCGGGCATCGTCGCGGGCCTCGTGGTGCTGGTGGCGGTGCTTACGCTGCTGCCGTGGATCGCGCACACGCCCGAGCCGCTGCTCGCGGCCATCGTGATCCACGCGGTGAGCCATACGCTGAACCCCGCTGCGCTGCGGCCCTACTTCCAGTGGCGGCGCGACCGGCTCGTGGCCGTCGTGGCGGTGGCCGCGGTGCTGGTGCTCGGCGTGCTCGACGGCCTGCTGGCGTCCATCGGCGTGAGCCTGCTGTTGCTGCTGCGCGGCTTCTCGCGCACCACGGTCAGCTGGCTCGGGCGCCTGGGCCAGAGCCACGACTACGTCGACACCGCACGCCATCCCGAGGCCGTAGTGCCGCCGCGCACCCTGATCGCGCGACCCGAGGTGCCGCTGTTCTTCGGCAACGCCGATGCGGTGTTCGCATCGATCCGCGCGCGCGTCGACACGATGCCGGGCCTGGAGCGCATGGTGCTGAGCCTCGAGGAATCACCCGACCTCGATGCCACCAGCATCGAGGCGCTGTGCGACTTCGCGGCCTACGTGCGCGCACGCGGCGCGCGGCTGTCGCTGGCGCGCGTGAAGGACGGCGTGCGCGACCTGCTCGCGAAGGTGAACTCGCCGGACCTGCGCGCGGAGGTGTATGCGCCGTGGAGCGTGGACGATGCCGTGCAGTGA
- a CDS encoding N-acyl-D-amino-acid deacylase family protein, translating to MSATASQPILLEAGLVVDGSGGPSWPGDVLLQGDRIVALGEGLRERLPEGLALADVEVVDCRGKVIAPGFIDAHTHDDAIVLRDPLCLPKVSQGITTVVTGNCGISLAPYRTPQSKPPLTLLGADSFRHATMAEYRAAVDATQPALNVAALIGHTTLRFAAMEALDRPASADELARMEALLDSCMADGAHGMSSGLFYEEAFAAPAEEVTALARVVARHGGIYATHLRSEMQQIIEALHEAGDSAFAAGVPLVISHHKCAGPANWGRTKETLPLIESLAERQKIAMDVYPYVAGSTVLREDLVDGVIDVLLTWSDPHPEMTGRLISDIAREWGTTEQEACLRLKPGGACYFQMQEEDVERVIAHPLTMIGSDGLPHDRHPHPRLWGAFPRVFARYWRQRRLFTLEQAVHKMTGMTARNLRIADRGVLRAGAMADVVVFDPDTIADTATYDQPLGVSQGVERVFVNGVLAYRGGEGPARVLARAGRMLTRGA from the coding sequence GTGAGCGCGACCGCAAGCCAACCCATCCTGCTCGAAGCCGGCCTCGTGGTCGACGGTTCGGGCGGTCCTTCGTGGCCCGGCGACGTGCTGCTGCAGGGCGACCGCATCGTCGCGCTCGGCGAGGGCCTGCGCGAGCGACTGCCCGAAGGCCTCGCGCTGGCGGACGTCGAGGTGGTCGACTGCCGCGGCAAGGTCATCGCGCCCGGTTTCATCGACGCGCACACGCACGACGACGCCATCGTGCTGCGCGACCCGCTGTGCCTGCCGAAGGTGTCGCAAGGCATCACCACGGTGGTGACGGGCAACTGCGGCATCTCGCTGGCGCCCTACCGCACGCCGCAGTCGAAGCCGCCGCTCACGCTGCTGGGCGCCGACTCGTTCAGGCACGCGACCATGGCCGAGTACCGCGCGGCGGTCGACGCCACGCAGCCCGCGCTCAACGTGGCGGCGCTCATCGGCCACACCACCCTGCGCTTCGCCGCCATGGAGGCGCTCGACCGCCCGGCCAGCGCCGACGAACTGGCGCGCATGGAGGCGCTGCTCGACAGCTGCATGGCCGACGGCGCGCACGGCATGTCCTCGGGCCTGTTCTACGAGGAAGCGTTTGCCGCGCCGGCCGAGGAGGTCACGGCGCTGGCCCGCGTGGTGGCGCGCCACGGCGGCATCTACGCCACGCACCTGCGCAGCGAGATGCAGCAGATCATCGAGGCGCTGCACGAGGCGGGCGATTCGGCCTTCGCGGCGGGCGTACCGCTGGTCATTTCCCATCACAAGTGCGCCGGCCCGGCCAACTGGGGCCGTACCAAGGAAACCCTGCCGCTGATCGAATCGCTGGCTGAGCGCCAGAAGATCGCGATGGATGTTTACCCCTACGTGGCCGGTTCCACCGTGCTGCGCGAGGATCTGGTCGACGGCGTGATCGACGTGCTGCTGACCTGGTCCGATCCGCATCCCGAAATGACGGGCCGGCTCATTTCGGACATCGCGCGGGAGTGGGGCACCACCGAACAGGAAGCCTGCCTGCGCCTGAAACCGGGCGGCGCCTGCTACTTCCAGATGCAGGAAGAAGACGTGGAACGCGTGATTGCGCACCCGTTGACCATGATCGGCAGCGACGGTCTGCCGCACGACCGCCACCCGCATCCCCGGCTCTGGGGTGCTTTTCCGCGCGTTTTTGCACGCTACTGGCGCCAACGCCGGCTCTTCACGCTCGAGCAGGCCGTGCACAAGATGACCGGCATGACCGCGCGCAACCTGCGGATTGCCGACCGCGGCGTGTTGCGCGCCGGTGCCATGGCCGACGTGGTGGTGTTCGACCCGGACACCATCGCCGACACCGCCACCTACGACCAGCCCCTTGGCGTGAGCCAGGGCGTGGAGCGGGTGTTCGTGAACGGCGTGCTGGCGTACCGCGGGGGCGAAGGACCTGCGCGGGTGTTGGCGCGTGCGGGGCGGATGCTCACGCGGGGCGCCTGA